In Aegilops tauschii subsp. strangulata cultivar AL8/78 chromosome 3, Aet v6.0, whole genome shotgun sequence, one genomic interval encodes:
- the LOC109772125 gene encoding protein THYLAKOID RHODANESE-LIKE, chloroplastic isoform X1, translating to MAAILSSAAPTTPTPPRARRPRQAPRNRRLPLGGPAAGLFTTLGLNGGSAALAAPLSYEEMLRLSSDTAGGGGDGFSLPDLGLGGLVDFVAQNPLVVAAGLAVVAVPLVVSQVLGGASKPYETVSVKAAYRRLLEEPDAQLVDIRPLKDAREVGSPDISEAKKKAAAVPYDGEDKNGFLKKLALRFKDPENTTLIILDKFDGNSELVAELVTSNGYKGAFAVKDGAEGPRGWQSSDLPWTAPKKGFSLDFGELFGDGSEGLPVTIGLAAATGLGLLAYTEIETVLQFLGSTAVIQLVASKLVYAEDRKKTLQQIDDFFNKKIAPKELVDEIKEIGQALLPSSGEAKSQPAAATAAAPAAATATAAPVAEPAAPAAATATAAPVAEPAAPAAATATAAPVAEPEAPAVEASTESPPDTATSSRPLSPFANYPDLKPPASPSPPASEGKTEVKATVVAATESPAEANSAPVAEAVEESSPPAKPRPLSPYANYPDLKPPASPSPSPP from the exons ATGGCCGCCATCCTCTCTTCCGCCGCGCCAACGACGCCGACTCCCCCGCGCGCCCGGAGGCCTCGACAGGCGCCCAGGAATAGGCGCCTCCCCCTTGGAGGCCCCGCGGCGGGCCTCTTCACCACGCTCGGACTAAATGGCGGCAGCGCCGCTCTCGCCGCTCCTCTCTCCTACGAGGAGATGCTGCGGCTCTCATCCGACACCGCCGGTGGTGGGGGTGACGGGTTCTCCCTCCCAGACCTCGGCCTCGGCGGGTTGGTGGACTTCGTCGCGCAGAACCCGCTCGTCGTCGCCGCGGGCCTCGCCGTGGTCGCCGTGCCGTTGGTCGTTTCCCAGGTGCTTGGCGGTGCCTCCAAGCCGTACGAAACCGTGTCCGTGAAGGCCGCGTACCGGAGGCTTCTGGAGGAGCCTGACGCGCAGCTCGTCGACATCAGGCCGCTCAAGGACGCCCGGGAGGTCGGCTCGCCGGACATCTCGGaggccaagaagaaggcggcGGCCGTGCCCTACGACGGAGAGGACAAGAACGGTTTCTTGAAGAAGCTTGCGCTGAGGTTTAAGGACCCGGAGAACACCACATTGATCATCCTTGACAA GTTTGATGGGAACTCTGAACTAGTTGCTGAGCTTGTCACATCCAATGGCTACAAAGGTGCTTTTGCGGTAAAGGATGGCGCAGAAGGACCTCGGGGATGGCAG AGCAGTGATCTTCCCTGGACTGCTCCCAAGAAGGGATTCAGTTTGGACTTTGGTGAGCTATTTGGG GATGGTTCAGAAGGTTTGCCCGTCACAATTGGTCTTGCTGCAGCTACTGGTTTGGGATTACTTGCCTACACAGAG ATAGAAACCGTGCTACAGTTTCTGGGTTCAACTGCGGTTATCCAGCTTGTGGCAAGCAAGCTCGTATATGCCGAG GACCGAAAGAAGACCCTGCAACAGATTGATGACTTCTTTAACAAGAAGATTGCACCAAAGGAGCTTGTTGATGAAATTAAG GAAATCGGGCAGGCTCTCCTGCCTTCATCTGGTGAAGCTAAGAGCCAaccagcagcagcaacagcggCAGCGCCAGCCGCTGCCACGGCAACTGCTGCACCAGTAGCAGAACCAGCAGCCCCAGCTGCTGCCACGGCAACTGCTGCACCAGTAGCAGAACCAGCAGCCCCAGCTGCTGCCACGGCAACTGCTGCACCAGTAGCAGAACCAGAAGCCCCAGCTGTAGAAGCCAGCACAGAGTCGCCTCCTGATACCGCAACATCATCGAGACCCCTGTCACCATTTGCAAAT TACCCAGATCTCAAACCACCGGCCAGCCCTTCCCCACCAGCTTCAGAGGGTAAAACCGAGGTGAAGGCCACCGTTGTCGCAGCAACCGAATCGCCGGCGGAAGCTAACTCGGCACCGGTAGCAGAAGCCGTCGAAGAATCATCGCCTCCTGCGAAGCCCAGGCCTCTTTCGCCATATGCGAAC TATCCAGATCTCAAACCGCCGGCCTCTCCTTCGCCTTCGCCGCCTTAG
- the LOC109772125 gene encoding protein THYLAKOID RHODANESE-LIKE, chloroplastic isoform X2, with product MAAILSSAAPTTPTPPRARRPRQAPRNRRLPLGGPAAGLFTTLGLNGGSAALAAPLSYEEMLRLSSDTAGGGGDGFSLPDLGLGGLVDFVAQNPLVVAAGLAVVAVPLVVSQVLGGASKPYETVSVKAAYRRLLEEPDAQLVDIRPLKDAREVGSPDISEAKKKAAAVPYDGEDKNGFLKKLALRFKDPENTTLIILDKFDGNSELVAELVTSNGYKGAFAVKDGAEGPRGWQSSDLPWTAPKKGFSLDFGELFGDGSEGLPVTIGLAAATGLGLLAYTEIETVLQFLGSTAVIQLVASKLVYAEDRKKTLQQIDDFFNKKIAPKELVDEIKEIGQALLPSSGEAKSQPAAATAAAPAAATATAAPVAEPAAPAAATATAAPVAEPEAPAVEASTESPPDTATSSRPLSPFANYPDLKPPASPSPPASEGKTEVKATVVAATESPAEANSAPVAEAVEESSPPAKPRPLSPYANYPDLKPPASPSPSPP from the exons ATGGCCGCCATCCTCTCTTCCGCCGCGCCAACGACGCCGACTCCCCCGCGCGCCCGGAGGCCTCGACAGGCGCCCAGGAATAGGCGCCTCCCCCTTGGAGGCCCCGCGGCGGGCCTCTTCACCACGCTCGGACTAAATGGCGGCAGCGCCGCTCTCGCCGCTCCTCTCTCCTACGAGGAGATGCTGCGGCTCTCATCCGACACCGCCGGTGGTGGGGGTGACGGGTTCTCCCTCCCAGACCTCGGCCTCGGCGGGTTGGTGGACTTCGTCGCGCAGAACCCGCTCGTCGTCGCCGCGGGCCTCGCCGTGGTCGCCGTGCCGTTGGTCGTTTCCCAGGTGCTTGGCGGTGCCTCCAAGCCGTACGAAACCGTGTCCGTGAAGGCCGCGTACCGGAGGCTTCTGGAGGAGCCTGACGCGCAGCTCGTCGACATCAGGCCGCTCAAGGACGCCCGGGAGGTCGGCTCGCCGGACATCTCGGaggccaagaagaaggcggcGGCCGTGCCCTACGACGGAGAGGACAAGAACGGTTTCTTGAAGAAGCTTGCGCTGAGGTTTAAGGACCCGGAGAACACCACATTGATCATCCTTGACAA GTTTGATGGGAACTCTGAACTAGTTGCTGAGCTTGTCACATCCAATGGCTACAAAGGTGCTTTTGCGGTAAAGGATGGCGCAGAAGGACCTCGGGGATGGCAG AGCAGTGATCTTCCCTGGACTGCTCCCAAGAAGGGATTCAGTTTGGACTTTGGTGAGCTATTTGGG GATGGTTCAGAAGGTTTGCCCGTCACAATTGGTCTTGCTGCAGCTACTGGTTTGGGATTACTTGCCTACACAGAG ATAGAAACCGTGCTACAGTTTCTGGGTTCAACTGCGGTTATCCAGCTTGTGGCAAGCAAGCTCGTATATGCCGAG GACCGAAAGAAGACCCTGCAACAGATTGATGACTTCTTTAACAAGAAGATTGCACCAAAGGAGCTTGTTGATGAAATTAAG GAAATCGGGCAGGCTCTCCTGCCTTCATCTGGTGAAGCTAAGAGCCAaccagcagcagcaacagcggCAGCGCCAGCC GCTGCCACGGCAACTGCTGCACCAGTAGCAGAACCAGCAGCCCCAGCTGCTGCCACGGCAACTGCTGCACCAGTAGCAGAACCAGAAGCCCCAGCTGTAGAAGCCAGCACAGAGTCGCCTCCTGATACCGCAACATCATCGAGACCCCTGTCACCATTTGCAAAT TACCCAGATCTCAAACCACCGGCCAGCCCTTCCCCACCAGCTTCAGAGGGTAAAACCGAGGTGAAGGCCACCGTTGTCGCAGCAACCGAATCGCCGGCGGAAGCTAACTCGGCACCGGTAGCAGAAGCCGTCGAAGAATCATCGCCTCCTGCGAAGCCCAGGCCTCTTTCGCCATATGCGAAC TATCCAGATCTCAAACCGCCGGCCTCTCCTTCGCCTTCGCCGCCTTAG